The following proteins come from a genomic window of Yinghuangia sp. ASG 101:
- a CDS encoding MFS transporter, which produces MSQDTLDPFRKPPPPPTAADDAPKASNRWWVLVVISLAQLMVVLDATIVTVALPDAEKALDMSEANRQWVVTAYALTFGALLLLGGRIADFWGRKRAFVAGMVGFAIASAIGGAAQNEAMLFGARALQGVFAALLAPAALALLAVTFTDAAERAKAFAVYGGISAGGSAIGLLLGGVLTEYASWRWCLLVNVPIAVAAIAVAMPLLRESRAEGNTRYDIPGAITVTLGLAALVYGFTRAAEESWTDGRTVAMLVAGVLLIAVFVLIQQRSAHALLPLRIVLDRNRGGSLLAMLLIGAAFIGSTLFMIYYMRLVLGYGAVKAGAGALGITVGVFITAGASAALLPKIGPRIPMVVGALLCAGGTFWLTFITVERQYLTHVLPGMVLIGLGLGLVFTAVASTALIGVQEHDAGAASALINAVQQVGGALGTALLNSIATTTISDYIADKQGSGGDPNKILLDAQLDGYTTAFAWAVVIMVVGAVIAAVLVNAGKDALPREGAAVHVG; this is translated from the coding sequence ATGTCCCAAGACACACTCGACCCGTTCCGCAAACCGCCGCCACCACCGACCGCCGCCGACGACGCCCCCAAGGCGTCGAACCGGTGGTGGGTGCTGGTCGTCATCTCCCTCGCGCAACTCATGGTCGTGCTCGACGCGACCATCGTCACGGTCGCCCTGCCGGACGCCGAGAAGGCGCTCGACATGTCCGAGGCCAACCGGCAGTGGGTCGTCACCGCGTACGCGCTCACCTTCGGCGCGCTGCTCCTGCTGGGCGGCCGGATCGCCGACTTCTGGGGCCGCAAGCGGGCGTTCGTGGCCGGCATGGTCGGCTTCGCGATCGCCTCGGCCATCGGCGGCGCCGCCCAGAACGAGGCGATGCTCTTCGGCGCCCGCGCCCTCCAGGGCGTGTTCGCCGCGCTGCTCGCCCCCGCCGCGCTGGCCCTGCTGGCCGTCACCTTCACCGACGCCGCGGAGCGCGCCAAGGCCTTCGCGGTCTACGGCGGCATCTCCGCGGGCGGCTCGGCCATCGGCCTGCTCCTCGGCGGCGTCCTGACCGAGTACGCGTCGTGGCGCTGGTGCCTGCTGGTGAACGTCCCGATAGCGGTCGCCGCGATCGCCGTCGCGATGCCGCTGCTCCGCGAGAGCCGCGCCGAAGGCAACACGCGCTACGACATCCCCGGCGCGATCACCGTCACGCTGGGCCTGGCCGCGCTCGTGTACGGCTTCACCCGCGCCGCGGAGGAGAGCTGGACCGACGGCAGAACGGTCGCCATGCTGGTCGCCGGCGTCCTGCTGATCGCCGTGTTCGTCCTCATCCAGCAGCGCAGCGCCCACGCGCTGCTGCCGCTGCGCATCGTCCTCGACCGCAACCGCGGAGGTTCGCTGCTCGCGATGCTGCTGATCGGCGCCGCGTTCATCGGCTCGACGCTGTTCATGATCTATTACATGCGCCTCGTGCTCGGCTACGGCGCGGTCAAGGCCGGTGCGGGCGCGCTGGGAATAACGGTCGGTGTGTTCATCACCGCCGGAGCGTCGGCGGCGCTGCTGCCGAAGATCGGCCCGCGCATCCCCATGGTCGTCGGTGCGCTGCTGTGCGCCGGCGGGACGTTCTGGCTGACCTTCATCACCGTCGAACGCCAGTACCTCACCCACGTCCTGCCCGGCATGGTCCTCATCGGCCTGGGCCTCGGCCTGGTCTTCACCGCCGTCGCCAGCACCGCGCTGATCGGCGTCCAGGAACACGACGCGGGTGCCGCGAGCGCCCTGATCAACGCCGTCCAGCAGGTCGGCGGAGCGCTGGGCACCGCCCTGCTCAACAGCATCGCCACGACCACGATCAGCGACTACATCGCCGACAAGCAGGGCAGCGGGGGCGACCCGAACAAGATCCTCCTCGACGCCCAACTCGACGGCTACACCACGGCGTTCGCCTGGGCCGTCGTCATCATGGTGGTCGGCGCGGTCATCGCCGCCGTCCTCGTCAACGCCGGCAAGGACGCGCTGCCCCGCGAAGGCGCCGCCGTCCACGTCGGCTGA
- the hrpA gene encoding ATP-dependent RNA helicase HrpA: MDTAPSPASLADLRARLSGVTLRDERRLARRIDGASRVRGGEKRAAIAVELAAEVEKAEFKAASRREARPEISYPEQLPVSQKKDDILAAIRDHQVVIVAGETGSGKTTQLPKICLELGRGVRGHIGHTQPRRLAARTVADRIAEELKTPLGSAVGYKVRFNDQVSEESLVKLMTDGILLAELQNDRDLLQYDTLIIDEAHERSLNIDFILGYVKQLLPRRPDLKVVITSATIDPERFSRHFGDAPIIEVSGRTYPVEVRYRPLVADDAHEDGGDDRDQVQGIIDAVEELQREGPGDVLVFLSGEREIRDTAEALTKRNLPHTEVLPLYARLSSAEQHRVFRPHSGRRVVLATNVAETSLTVPGIKYVVDPGTARISRYSHRTKVQRLPIEAVSQASANQRKGRCGRTSDGICIRLYSEDDFLTRPAFTDAEILRTNLASVILQMTAIGLGDIAAFPFIDPPDRRNIKDGVDLLHELGAIDPEQPDVRKRLTPIGRQLAQLPVDPRMARMVLEADRNNCVREVMVIAAALSIQDPRERPADKKEQAQQQHARFVDKDAGSDFLTYLRLWDYLQEQQKERSSSGFRRMCKQEFLNYLRIREWQDVYSQLRQTVRQMGLTAPNDEPADAQRIHTSVLIGLLSHIGLYDAAKREYGGARGTRFAVFPGSSLFRKPPRWVMSAELVETTRLWARVNARIEPEWIEPLAGHLVKRNHSEPHWEQRAGAVMAYERVTLYGVPIVAQRKVNYGRIDPELSRELFIRHALVEGDWRTHHTFLKENRALLDEVEELEHRARRRDILVDDETLFEFYDQRIGQDVVSGRHFDAWWKKARRTRPDLLSFEKSMLINERAGGIDESDYPDFWTQGDLRLPLTYQFEPGNAADGVTVHIPLAVLGQVVRDGFDWQIRGLREELVTELIRSLPKSLRRNFIPAPDVARAALATMTPRREPLAQALARELQRLKAIPVPPESWDFDRIPDHLRITFRVEDDRGKVLAEGKDLAELKIRLKPRSQATLSRAADSVERAGLTAWGDLGALRRTFESTRDGHPVKGYPALVDEGDTVAVRVFETEAEQQAAMWRGTRRLLMLGVNSPVKSISGRLPNRAKLALSHNPHATIAEMFDDCVRCAVDKIMADAGGPAWDADGFAKLLDKVRADLPATTEDTVVKVERILTVHHALEVRLKGTTSLALVPALTDIRAQLAALVHRGFIAETGWRRLPDVLRYLRGIERRLAKLPNDPHGDRHRMLKVADLQEAYARRLADRPAGRPLPDELRQVRWMLEELRVSYFAQSLGTPYPVSDKRVLKALEA; this comes from the coding sequence ATGGATACCGCGCCTTCCCCCGCCTCGCTCGCCGATCTGCGGGCTCGACTGTCCGGTGTGACCCTGCGTGACGAGCGTCGGTTGGCGCGGCGGATCGACGGGGCCTCGCGTGTGCGCGGAGGCGAGAAGCGGGCGGCGATAGCCGTCGAGCTCGCGGCGGAGGTCGAGAAGGCCGAGTTCAAGGCGGCGTCGCGGCGAGAGGCGCGGCCGGAGATCTCGTACCCCGAGCAGCTTCCGGTGTCGCAGAAGAAGGACGACATCCTCGCGGCGATCCGCGACCACCAGGTGGTGATCGTCGCCGGGGAGACCGGATCGGGCAAGACGACGCAGCTTCCGAAGATCTGTCTGGAACTCGGGCGCGGTGTGCGCGGACACATCGGGCACACGCAGCCGCGGCGGCTGGCGGCGCGGACGGTCGCGGACCGGATCGCGGAGGAGCTGAAGACGCCGCTGGGGTCGGCGGTCGGGTACAAAGTGCGGTTCAACGACCAGGTATCGGAGGAGTCGCTGGTCAAGCTCATGACCGACGGCATCCTGCTCGCCGAGCTGCAGAACGACCGCGACCTGCTGCAATACGACACGCTGATCATCGACGAGGCGCACGAACGCAGCCTCAACATCGACTTCATCCTCGGGTACGTCAAGCAGCTCCTGCCGCGGCGACCCGACCTGAAGGTCGTCATCACATCGGCGACGATCGACCCCGAGCGGTTCTCCCGGCACTTCGGGGACGCGCCGATCATCGAGGTGTCGGGGCGCACGTACCCGGTCGAGGTGCGCTACCGCCCGCTGGTCGCCGACGACGCGCACGAGGACGGCGGCGACGACCGCGACCAGGTGCAGGGGATCATCGACGCGGTCGAGGAGCTGCAACGCGAGGGCCCCGGCGACGTGCTGGTCTTCCTGTCGGGCGAGCGCGAGATCCGCGACACCGCCGAGGCGCTGACCAAACGGAACCTCCCGCACACCGAGGTACTGCCGCTGTACGCCCGGCTCTCGTCCGCCGAGCAGCACCGCGTCTTCCGCCCGCACAGCGGGCGCCGCGTCGTCCTGGCGACCAACGTCGCCGAGACGTCGCTGACCGTGCCGGGCATCAAGTACGTCGTCGACCCCGGCACCGCGCGGATCTCCCGCTACAGCCACCGCACCAAGGTGCAGCGCCTGCCGATCGAGGCGGTGTCGCAGGCGTCGGCGAACCAGCGCAAGGGCCGGTGCGGGCGCACGTCGGACGGCATCTGCATCCGGCTCTACTCCGAGGACGATTTCCTCACCCGGCCCGCGTTCACCGACGCGGAGATCCTGCGCACCAACCTCGCGTCCGTCATCCTCCAGATGACCGCGATCGGGCTCGGCGACATCGCCGCGTTCCCCTTCATCGACCCGCCGGACCGCCGCAACATCAAGGACGGCGTCGACCTGCTGCACGAGCTGGGCGCGATCGACCCCGAGCAGCCCGACGTGCGCAAACGCCTCACCCCGATCGGGCGGCAGCTCGCGCAACTGCCCGTCGACCCGCGCATGGCCCGCATGGTGCTGGAGGCCGACCGCAACAACTGCGTGCGCGAGGTCATGGTGATCGCCGCCGCGCTGTCGATCCAGGACCCGCGCGAGCGCCCCGCGGACAAGAAGGAGCAGGCGCAGCAGCAGCACGCGCGGTTCGTCGACAAGGACGCCGGGTCGGACTTCCTGACGTACCTCAGGCTGTGGGACTACCTCCAGGAGCAGCAGAAGGAACGCTCGTCGTCCGGCTTCCGGCGCATGTGCAAGCAGGAGTTCCTCAACTACCTGCGCATCCGCGAGTGGCAGGACGTCTACAGCCAACTGCGCCAGACCGTACGGCAGATGGGCCTCACGGCCCCGAACGACGAGCCCGCGGACGCGCAGCGCATCCACACCTCGGTGCTGATCGGGCTGCTGTCGCACATCGGGCTGTACGACGCGGCCAAGCGCGAGTACGGCGGCGCGCGCGGCACGCGGTTCGCGGTCTTCCCCGGGTCGTCGCTGTTCCGGAAGCCGCCGCGCTGGGTCATGTCCGCCGAGTTGGTGGAGACGACGCGGCTGTGGGCCCGGGTCAACGCGCGCATCGAACCGGAGTGGATCGAACCGCTCGCGGGGCACCTGGTCAAGCGCAACCACAGCGAACCCCACTGGGAGCAGCGGGCGGGCGCGGTGATGGCGTACGAGCGCGTCACGCTGTACGGCGTCCCGATCGTGGCGCAGCGCAAGGTCAACTACGGCCGCATCGACCCCGAGCTGTCACGGGAGCTGTTCATCCGGCACGCGCTCGTCGAAGGCGACTGGCGGACCCACCACACGTTCCTCAAGGAGAACCGCGCGCTGCTCGACGAGGTCGAGGAGCTGGAACACCGCGCGCGGCGGCGGGACATCCTCGTCGACGACGAGACGCTGTTCGAGTTCTACGACCAGCGGATCGGCCAAGACGTCGTCTCCGGACGGCACTTCGACGCGTGGTGGAAGAAGGCCCGGCGGACGCGGCCCGACCTGCTCAGCTTCGAGAAGTCGATGCTGATCAACGAACGGGCCGGGGGCATCGACGAGTCCGACTACCCCGACTTCTGGACGCAGGGCGATCTGCGGCTGCCGCTGACCTACCAGTTCGAGCCCGGCAACGCGGCGGACGGCGTCACCGTGCACATCCCGCTGGCCGTGCTCGGGCAGGTCGTCCGCGACGGCTTCGACTGGCAGATCCGGGGCCTGCGCGAGGAGTTGGTGACCGAGCTGATCCGGTCGCTGCCGAAGTCGCTGCGCCGCAACTTCATTCCGGCGCCGGACGTCGCGCGGGCCGCGCTCGCGACGATGACGCCCCGTCGGGAACCGCTGGCCCAGGCCCTCGCGCGCGAGTTGCAGCGCCTCAAGGCGATCCCGGTGCCGCCGGAGAGCTGGGACTTCGACCGGATACCGGACCATCTGCGGATCACCTTCCGGGTCGAGGACGACCGCGGCAAGGTGCTGGCCGAGGGCAAGGACCTGGCCGAGCTGAAGATCCGCCTGAAACCCCGTTCGCAGGCGACGCTTTCGCGCGCGGCGGACAGCGTCGAGCGCGCGGGCCTGACGGCGTGGGGCGATCTGGGGGCGCTGCGCCGCACGTTCGAGTCGACGCGCGACGGGCACCCCGTCAAGGGCTATCCGGCGCTCGTCGACGAGGGCGACACCGTCGCGGTGCGCGTGTTCGAGACCGAGGCCGAGCAGCAGGCGGCCATGTGGCGGGGCACCCGGCGCCTGCTCATGCTGGGCGTCAACTCGCCGGTGAAGTCCATCTCCGGGCGGCTCCCCAACCGGGCGAAGCTCGCGCTCAGCCACAACCCGCACGCCACCATCGCCGAGATGTTCGACGACTGTGTGCGCTGCGCGGTCGACAAGATCATGGCGGATGCCGGCGGACCGGCGTGGGACGCCGACGGGTTCGCGAAACTCCTCGACAAGGTCCGCGCCGACCTGCCCGCGACGACCGAGGACACCGTGGTCAAGGTCGAGCGGATCCTCACCGTGCACCACGCCCTCGAGGTGCGGCTCAAGGGCACGACGAGCCTGGCCCTGGTCCCGGCGCTGACCGACATCCGCGCCCAGCTCGCGGCCCTCGTACACCGCGGCTTCATCGCCGAGACCGGCTGGCGGCGCCTTCCCGACGTCCTGCGGTATCTCCGCGGGATCGAACGCCGCCTCGCGAAACTCCCCAACGACCCGCACGGCGACCGGCACCGCATGCTCAAGGTGGCCGACCTCCAGGAGGCGTACGCCCGCCGCCTCGCCGACCGGCCCGCCGGACGCCCGCTCCCCGACGAACTCCGCCAGGTCCGCTGGATGTTGGAGGAGCTGCGGGTCAGCTACTTCGCGCAGTCCCTCGGCACGCCGTACCCGGTCTCCGACAAGCGCGTGCTCAAGGCGCTGGAGGCCTGA
- a CDS encoding vWA domain-containing protein — protein sequence MALLERHVGFLDALRGAGLPVSLAEGLDAARALTILDLVDREAVRAAYAATLVKRPTHRPVFDTLFDLWFPSAVGDGAGAPKTGGDDDAERSDARMLGRRGPDPVADALRARLFDVLLEGDEAGMRQVVREAVAAYGRAPAGPTRQTWSAYAVGSALDPRTLMASLLNAVLAGEQRGGLAERGARRMFEDRLAALQDMIVTEVRRRLAEDDSAERVAQVAVRPPLEHLDILRATRRDMEELRRAVHPLARRLATRLTVKHKAGRRGRLDFRRTVRASLSTGGVPVRTFHRPRRPHKPELVVVCDVSGSVAAFAQFTLLLAYALREQFSKVRVFAFIDNLDEVTDYFAPGADIAEAMEEMTSTADLVWMSGRTDYGRAIELFAERYPDAVGPKTALLVLGDARSNYGQLALPTLAELVGKARRAHWLNPEPRRDWDSGDSMASAFDRVVPMVECRNLAQLAAFIEDLA from the coding sequence ATGGCGCTCCTCGAACGGCATGTCGGCTTCCTCGACGCCCTGCGCGGGGCGGGCCTTCCCGTCTCGCTGGCCGAAGGCCTCGACGCCGCACGGGCGTTGACGATCCTCGACTTGGTCGACCGCGAGGCGGTCCGGGCCGCGTACGCCGCCACGCTCGTGAAGCGGCCCACCCACCGGCCGGTCTTCGACACCCTGTTCGACCTGTGGTTCCCGTCGGCGGTCGGCGACGGTGCCGGCGCGCCCAAGACCGGCGGCGACGACGACGCGGAGAGGTCGGACGCCCGGATGCTCGGGCGGCGCGGCCCCGACCCGGTGGCCGACGCCTTGCGCGCGCGGCTGTTCGACGTCCTGCTGGAGGGCGACGAGGCCGGCATGCGGCAGGTCGTCCGCGAGGCCGTCGCGGCATACGGGCGGGCTCCCGCCGGGCCGACACGGCAGACCTGGTCGGCGTACGCGGTCGGCTCGGCACTCGACCCGCGCACGCTGATGGCCTCGCTCCTGAACGCCGTGCTCGCCGGAGAGCAGCGCGGCGGCCTCGCCGAGCGCGGCGCCCGGCGCATGTTCGAGGACCGCCTCGCCGCGCTCCAGGACATGATCGTCACCGAGGTGCGCCGCCGCCTCGCGGAGGACGATTCGGCCGAGCGCGTCGCCCAGGTCGCGGTGCGCCCCCCGCTCGAACACCTCGACATCCTGCGGGCCACGCGCCGCGACATGGAGGAACTGCGGCGTGCCGTGCACCCGCTGGCACGGCGGCTGGCGACGCGGCTGACGGTCAAGCACAAGGCGGGGCGGCGCGGCCGACTCGACTTCCGGCGGACCGTGCGGGCGTCGCTGTCGACGGGCGGTGTTCCGGTGCGGACGTTCCACCGCCCGCGTCGGCCGCACAAGCCCGAGCTGGTGGTGGTGTGCGACGTCAGCGGCTCCGTCGCGGCGTTCGCGCAGTTCACGCTGCTGCTGGCGTACGCGCTGCGCGAACAGTTCTCCAAGGTCCGGGTGTTCGCGTTCATCGACAACCTCGACGAGGTGACCGACTACTTCGCGCCCGGCGCCGACATCGCCGAGGCGATGGAGGAGATGACCTCCACCGCCGACCTGGTGTGGATGAGCGGCCGGACCGACTACGGCCGCGCGATCGAACTGTTCGCCGAGCGCTACCCGGACGCCGTCGGCCCCAAGACGGCGCTGCTGGTCCTCGGCGACGCCCGCTCCAACTACGGGCAGTTGGCGCTGCCGACGCTCGCGGAACTGGTCGGCAAGGCGCGTCGCGCGCACTGGCTGAACCCCGAGCCGCGCCGGGACTGGGACAGCGGCGACTCGATGGCGTCGGCGTTCGACCGGGTCGTCCCGATGGTGGAGTGCCGCAACCTCGCCCAACTCGCGGCGTTCATCGAGGACTTGGCCTGA
- a CDS encoding AAA family ATPase, translating to MFASPDDVRTRLAAGNYLADGHIATTVFLADALGKPLLVEGPAGVGKTELAKAVAQATGAELIRLQCYEGLDEGRALYEWNYRKQLLRIQATPEGQDWADTHDDIFGDEFLLARPLLTAIRRTEPTVLLIDETDKTDVEVEGLLLEVLSDFQVTIPELGTVAATRRPFVVLTSNATRELSEALKRRCLYLHLDYPAPEREREIVLAQVPGITEALAEQLVRTIATLRALDLKKSPSIAETLDWARTLLALQSDALDEEAIARTLGVVLKHVSDQTRAAKELGLPTAESV from the coding sequence TTGTTCGCCTCACCGGATGATGTCCGCACCCGGCTCGCCGCCGGGAACTACCTCGCCGACGGGCACATAGCCACCACCGTCTTCCTCGCCGACGCCCTCGGCAAGCCGCTGCTCGTCGAGGGCCCCGCGGGTGTCGGCAAGACCGAGCTGGCCAAGGCCGTCGCCCAGGCCACCGGCGCGGAGCTGATCCGCCTGCAGTGCTACGAGGGCCTGGACGAGGGCCGCGCGCTGTACGAGTGGAACTACCGCAAGCAACTGCTGCGCATCCAGGCCACTCCCGAGGGGCAGGACTGGGCGGACACCCACGACGACATCTTCGGCGACGAGTTCCTGCTCGCCCGTCCGCTGCTCACCGCGATCCGCCGCACCGAGCCGACCGTGCTGCTGATCGACGAGACCGACAAGACCGACGTCGAGGTCGAGGGCCTGCTGCTGGAGGTGCTGTCGGACTTCCAGGTGACCATCCCCGAGCTGGGTACGGTCGCCGCCACGCGGCGGCCGTTCGTGGTGCTGACCTCGAACGCGACGCGCGAGCTGTCCGAGGCGCTGAAGCGTCGCTGCCTGTACCTGCACCTCGACTACCCGGCGCCGGAGCGCGAGCGCGAGATCGTCCTCGCGCAGGTTCCGGGGATCACCGAGGCGCTGGCCGAGCAACTGGTGCGCACCATCGCCACGTTGCGCGCGCTCGACCTGAAGAAGTCCCCGTCGATCGCCGAAACGCTCGACTGGGCCCGGACGTTGCTCGCGCTCCAGTCCGACGCGCTCGACGAGGAAGCCATCGCGCGCACCCTCGGCGTGGTGCTCAAGCACGTCTCCGACCAGACCCGCGCGGCCAAGGAACTGGGGCTCCCCACCGCCGAGTCGGTCTGA
- a CDS encoding TetR/AcrR family transcriptional regulator: MSGEQVSEQAHSQGSAGPCAEGLAVLRAERRSRMTPEREAELFDAVIELLREVGYDALTMDAVAARARTSKATLYRQWQGKPKLVMHALHTLKPVFTGTADTGSLEGDLHCAARKLAVFGETDASLLTSMDHAIIANPELGDMLRHVVIAPEREAFIALVHRAVARGELDHVPASTEHCGPILFQSAMNRPLCEGLPATEEYLLSIVDTVILPSLRHS; the protein is encoded by the coding sequence GTGTCCGGCGAGCAGGTCAGTGAGCAGGCGCATTCCCAGGGGAGCGCCGGCCCGTGCGCGGAAGGCCTCGCGGTCCTGCGGGCCGAGCGCCGCTCCCGCATGACGCCCGAACGCGAGGCCGAGCTGTTCGACGCCGTCATCGAGCTGCTGCGCGAAGTCGGCTACGACGCCCTGACGATGGACGCCGTCGCGGCGCGCGCCCGCACCAGCAAGGCGACCTTGTACCGGCAGTGGCAGGGCAAGCCCAAACTGGTCATGCACGCCCTGCACACCCTGAAACCGGTCTTCACCGGCACCGCCGACACGGGCTCCCTCGAAGGAGACCTGCACTGCGCGGCACGCAAACTCGCGGTCTTCGGCGAGACGGACGCCTCGCTGCTGACCTCCATGGACCACGCCATCATCGCGAACCCCGAGCTCGGCGACATGCTGCGCCACGTGGTCATCGCGCCCGAGCGCGAGGCGTTCATCGCGCTCGTGCACCGGGCCGTCGCCCGGGGCGAGCTCGACCACGTGCCGGCCTCGACCGAACACTGCGGCCCGATCCTGTTCCAGAGCGCCATGAACCGTCCCCTGTGCGAAGGCCTGCCGGCCACGGAGGAGTACCTGCTGTCCATCGTCGACACCGTCATCCTGCCGTCCCTCAGACACAGCTGA